In the genome of Flaviflexus ciconiae, one region contains:
- a CDS encoding dihydrofolate reductase produces the protein MSLVAIWAQAHDRAIGRDGTMAWHLPEDLVHFKRLTTGHPVIMGRRTYESLEEKYRPLPGRRNIVVTRTRRLFPGCDVVSSLEEAQQLVGDQLAWVMGGAQIYEASIPLLDGIVVTDIDITVEGADAFAPPLPVTGWDIVSADPDRGWHTAKNGMKYRFTALSRRGSSPWETDPLSE, from the coding sequence ATGAGTCTCGTCGCTATTTGGGCCCAGGCACACGACCGGGCGATCGGCAGGGATGGCACGATGGCCTGGCACCTGCCCGAGGACCTTGTTCACTTCAAGCGGCTGACCACGGGCCATCCCGTGATCATGGGCAGGCGCACGTACGAGTCCCTTGAGGAGAAGTATCGTCCGCTCCCCGGGCGGCGCAACATAGTCGTGACGCGCACGCGCCGACTGTTCCCCGGATGCGATGTTGTTTCTTCCCTGGAAGAGGCCCAGCAACTGGTTGGTGATCAGCTCGCTTGGGTCATGGGTGGCGCACAGATTTACGAGGCATCGATCCCCCTTCTCGACGGGATTGTTGTGACCGATATCGACATCACCGTCGAGGGCGCAGACGCCTTCGCTCCCCCTCTTCCCGTCACGGGCTGGGATATTGTCAGCGCCGACCCGGACCGGGGCTGGCACACCGCAAAAAACGGGATGAAGTACCGCTTTACGGCACTTTCCCGGCGCGGTTCATCACCTTGGGAGACCGATCCCCTGAGTGAATAG
- a CDS encoding ABC transporter ATP-binding protein: MSTSAFTTTLAPIDQSVINVRNLEKTFGRGSTIVPALRGIDLDIGRGELTAIMDPSGSGKSTLMHSIVGLEGATAGTVTIDGKEVTSMKEPELTKLRRDRIGFVFQPLNLVLTLNARENILLPATIAGRKIDQKRFDHVVDTVGLADRLEHRPTELSGGQQQRVACARAMVGSPDVVLADEPTGNLDSEATSQILSFLRKSVDELGQTVVMVTHEPDAAAWADRVIMLRDGQILGELRNPTRDSALDALRDGR, from the coding sequence GTGTCGACGTCCGCGTTCACTACCACCCTTGCCCCGATCGACCAGTCGGTCATCAACGTACGTAATCTTGAGAAGACCTTTGGGCGCGGTAGCACCATCGTTCCCGCCCTCCGGGGAATCGACCTCGACATCGGTCGCGGTGAACTGACAGCGATTATGGACCCCTCAGGGTCCGGCAAGTCCACCCTCATGCACAGCATTGTTGGCCTCGAGGGAGCCACCGCCGGCACCGTAACGATTGACGGCAAAGAGGTGACGTCAATGAAGGAGCCGGAGCTGACGAAGCTCCGGCGTGACCGCATCGGGTTTGTCTTCCAGCCTTTAAACCTTGTGCTCACGCTCAACGCACGCGAGAACATTCTCCTACCCGCAACGATCGCCGGCAGGAAGATCGACCAAAAGCGGTTCGATCACGTTGTTGACACGGTCGGCCTTGCCGATCGTCTCGAGCACCGGCCAACCGAGTTGTCCGGTGGTCAGCAGCAGCGCGTCGCGTGTGCGCGTGCCATGGTTGGCTCCCCGGACGTGGTCTTGGCCGATGAGCCGACCGGTAACCTCGACTCGGAAGCAACCTCACAGATCCTGTCGTTCCTTCGCAAGTCCGTTGATGAGCTCGGCCAGACGGTCGTCATGGTCACTCACGAACCGGACGCCGCGGCCTGGGCGGACAGGGTGATCATGCTTCGCGACGGCCAGATCTTGGGCGAGCTTCGCAACCCGACGCGCGACAGCGCCCTGGATGCTCTGCGGGACGGTCGGTAG
- a CDS encoding ABC transporter permease, protein MWQVTMRGSRAQLGRFFLTALAVMLGIAFLSGTLAFRDVLGETFDNLTEGTITDNLTVRGEELNTSDATQVGNAPSDITVADEIHDIEGVSGAYPSFAGNAIVFDAEGQPANFAQAPALAFGWMEAIDTGTVTDCRGHASQNEIALEESTSERFNLWVGDETVLLINGNPMDVEVVGIVS, encoded by the coding sequence ATGTGGCAAGTAACGATGCGCGGAAGCCGCGCGCAGCTTGGCCGATTCTTCCTCACGGCACTGGCCGTTATGCTCGGCATCGCCTTCCTGTCCGGCACCCTCGCCTTCCGCGACGTGCTCGGGGAGACATTCGATAACCTCACCGAGGGCACCATCACCGATAACCTGACGGTTCGCGGTGAAGAGCTCAACACGAGTGATGCTACGCAGGTGGGGAACGCTCCCAGCGACATCACGGTCGCCGACGAGATTCACGACATCGAGGGCGTCTCCGGCGCCTATCCTTCCTTCGCGGGCAACGCAATCGTCTTCGATGCGGAAGGACAGCCAGCGAACTTCGCTCAGGCACCCGCACTGGCCTTTGGGTGGATGGAAGCAATCGACACGGGGACTGTCACGGACTGCCGCGGGCACGCGTCCCAGAACGAGATCGCTCTCGAGGAGAGCACCTCCGAGCGCTTCAACCTGTGGGTGGGTGACGAAACGGTTCTTCTCATCAACGGCAATCCGATGGACGTGGAGGTTGTCGGTATTGTCTCCTAA
- a CDS encoding thymidylate synthase, whose amino-acid sequence MSYTGGVNTAYEDLLRHVLENGNRKTDRTGTGTRSVFGHQMRFDLSEGFPRITTKFVAMKAVKGELLWFLRGDTNIGWLTERGITIWDEWADEKGELGPVYGYQWRSWPTPDGQHIDQIQRVIDQIRNTPDSRRILVSAWNVADLDEMALQPCHTMFQFYVADGKLSCQLYQRSADLFLGVPFNIASYALLTHMVAQQTGLEVGEFIWTGGDCHIYDNHIEQVKEQLSREPFPFPTLNLKKAPSIFEYDMDDIFTEGYEHHPSIKAPVAV is encoded by the coding sequence CTGTCCTACACTGGTGGGGTGAATACGGCCTATGAAGATTTGCTCCGCCACGTTCTGGAGAACGGTAATCGCAAGACGGACCGCACCGGGACGGGAACCCGTTCGGTGTTCGGTCACCAGATGAGGTTTGACCTGTCCGAGGGTTTCCCGCGGATCACGACGAAGTTCGTCGCGATGAAGGCGGTTAAGGGCGAGCTGCTTTGGTTCCTTCGCGGGGATACAAACATTGGTTGGCTGACGGAACGTGGCATCACGATCTGGGATGAGTGGGCCGATGAAAAGGGCGAGCTTGGTCCCGTTTACGGCTACCAGTGGCGATCGTGGCCCACCCCTGATGGTCAGCATATTGATCAGATCCAGCGAGTTATTGACCAGATCCGTAACACTCCCGATTCGCGCCGGATCCTCGTGTCCGCGTGGAATGTGGCTGACCTGGATGAGATGGCTCTGCAGCCGTGCCACACGATGTTCCAGTTCTATGTTGCTGACGGGAAGCTGTCCTGCCAGCTGTATCAGCGTAGCGCCGACCTGTTCCTGGGCGTTCCGTTCAACATTGCATCCTACGCTCTGCTGACTCACATGGTGGCTCAGCAGACGGGTCTTGAGGTTGGCGAGTTCATTTGGACCGGGGGCGACTGCCATATTTACGACAACCACATCGAGCAGGTCAAGGAGCAGCTCTCGCGAGAGCCGTTCCCCTTCCCCACCCTGAACTTGAAGAAAGCTCCGTCGATCTTTGAGTACGACATGGACGACATTTTCACGGAGGGCTACGAGCACCATCCGTCAATTAAGGCACCGGTGGCCGTATGA